The nucleotide window AAATTTTCCTTTAATTGTTTTCTTATAGTAATTAAAATATGAGAGCTTTTTAATTAGATAGGATGACAGGCTTTGGAATTCTTTTGTCGCTACATTTGGAAAAGCCTGTCATCCACGTGTCTCCACGTCAATGGATCGTTGACCGTATGGGAGCGAGTTCTTCTAGATGGACTCGACGGGCCTCTCATTCTCACACCCGCCCCCTTTAAACCCGAGCGCCAATAGAAATcgaatcagagagagagagagagagatagagagggagAGTGTTTTGCGCAGTTGTTTTCGCTGTTCTCCTGCCGATTCAGTTCCGAGGTACCTCTCCTAAGCCTCTCACATCGATCTCGTCTGTTGATCTCCATTCTTCTCTCGCTTGTTTTTGTGATCAGATCGATCTGACTGGTTCTACAGGGTATGTTTACTTCTGGTAATCGGTTTTCTTCTTTCGATTCTTCGTCATTTTCGACCATGTTCTCGATCCGTTAAAACTTGTTGCTTGGCAAGTATGCATCGGAATCAAGAATTCCTGAGCCCTATTATAGAAAAGTTAGTGTTTTTTGTATTTTGTTTCTGGAATTGAATCTTTGCTGCTTCTCTGAGAGAGTAAAGATGCTATTTTTCGAGCATTCAATCTCTCAAAATCGGTTTTTTTTGTTTGCCTTGTGGATCCAGACGGATACCGAAGAGAGGaaaaaattcttcttttattTGATGTTTTGGTTTGACTGGTTCTACAGGGTATGTTTACTTCTGGTAATCGGTTTTCTTCTTTCGATTCTATGTCATTTTTTACCATGTTCTCGATCCGTTACAACTTGTTGCTTGGCAAATATACATCGGAATCAAGAATTTCTGATCCCTACTACAGAAAAATTAGTTTTTTTGTATTTTGTTTCTGGAATTGAATCTTTGATGCTTCTCTGAGAGAGTAAAGATGCTCTTTTTCAAACATTCAGTCTCTCAAaatcagttttttttttgtttgtcttgTGGATCAAGACGGATACTGACGAGAGGGAAAAATCTTCTTTTATTTGATGTTTTGGTTTGGATCCGTCAaattgcagattttgtaagagttGCGGGCTAGATTTATACAGAGGGAGGAAGGATGTCTCCAGCTGAATCATCCCGTGCAGACAATGTGTACATGGCGAAGCTAGCCGAGCAGGCAGAGCGCTACGAGGAGATGGTGGAGTTCATGGAGAAGGTTGCAAAGACAGTGGACGTCGAGGAGCTCACTGTAGAGGAGCGCAACCTCTTATCTGTGGCTTACAAGAATGTCATCGGGGCTCGCAGGGCCTCATGGCGCATCATCTCCTCGATCGAGCAGAAGGAAGAGAGCCGTGGGAATGAGGATCATGTTTCCGTGATCAAGGAATATCGTGGCAAGATCGAGGCTGAACTAAGCAAAATCTGTGATGGCATCCTTAAGCTGCTTGAGTCCCACCTGATACCCTCTTCCACTGCTGCCGAGTCCAAGGTGTTTTACTTGAAGATGAAGGGCGATTACCACAGGTTCTAGAAAATAACAAAGGACGACTTCAATTTGCTTTGTGGGGTGACATTTTATTTATCTGAAGTGCTAAACGTTTATTGCAATTAGGTACCTTGCAGAGTTTAAGACTGGAAATGAAAGGAAGGAGGCTGCAGAGAGTACGCTGGTAGCCTATAATTCTGCTCAGGTTTGATCCTGATTCTCTTCACAATGCAGATTAGCTAAAATCCCTTATGGATGACTTGACTTTGTTAGAATTTTCTTGATAGTCTAGACACATGTCCACTTGATAACATCTTTTATAACGGCAGTACTGATCCTACTGAATGATTCTGCCTATCAAGGCAGGTCTACATTCTTCATTTTCGTCTAATAAAACTTATTGTTTTATTGTTGTTTCTTTTAAAATCGAATAATTTTTCACtaaattatctataaaaattttgtaggatATTGCCCTGGCTGAGTTGGCTCCAACTCATCCTATTAGGTTGGGGCTGGCTCTTAATTTCTCAGTGTTCTATTATGAAATTGTGAACTCACCTGATCGTGCTTGCAGCCTTGCAAAACAGGTTTGACTATAATCTTAGCTTTTTCTGTACTTGTATTATAATCTTATTTTGTTGTACTTTGAAAATCCTTAGATTTGAAAATATTGTGCACTATTTTCTATGGTTACAATAGAAGTGTCAGTTTTATGATTTGCTGCATCCTAAGCATTTAGTGTCTTGATTCAATAGTATGGGTGTCAACTGGCTGAGTCAGGCTGGAGCCCGTTTTGGGAAACAAAGCAAGTCTAAGATCCTGAAGTTGGGCCTGAACCAGCTCGGAAGAGCTGAGACTTCATTGTGACCAGGCCTTTGTTAAGGCGTGTAGTAATTTATCAAAGTTTTCTAGAATGCCAAAGCACTGTCAGTAAATTACATGCAGTGTCAATTCAAGTTATTTTATTGAGGAACTtaaattttcataattttttatggGTTAAATATAGTTACATACTATTCACTTATATGTCTGGTTCCTggtagttatattattattatatgtttcaaaaaaatttaaatatattagttGTAATCAGTGACTGCACAAATCAAATTAAAGACTGCAAATTCTTGTATATAATATTAGCTTTTGAGTTAGTACTATGTAGTTCAAGATTTTTGTAAATTAATTACAGTTTGTACTTTATACTTTCAGTTCTATAACCCTAGGAGTTAGGAGTTTGGAGTTAGTAGAGAACAGGAAAGAAAGAGAAACAGAGGTTGACCTAGATATTCTATAACCCTAACTGAACTACTTTTGATAACATGACCTGGTCAGCTTATCTAGTCTCCTGTTGAGCTCTATCTATAACTAAAGACTCGGTCTACTTGCAACTAACTACTCTTTCCCATTTTGGTTCATATATTTCACATTTCTTTTAGTGAtgcttgttttctttttcataatatttttattccaTCAATATCTGTTATTCATTCTTATTTAAATAGGatgaaaaatgataatattacctaTAAGTGCTtctttgagatttttttaataaagaaaCGCTACCTATGTGAGTCGTAGTAGCTGCGTTCAAGGTGCCCGAATGCATGTTGTACTGTTGGTGCATGTAAATTTGTTTTGGCAATTCAGTGTTTTCATTTAGGTATCATAAGGATTGGTTGCATGTTTATGTTTGAACAATTGGGGTGGTAAGAAATAATCATGCTTAACTATTAGTCTCATTGAAGATGTCCTGCGTACTTCGTCTCGGTGATTGATATTTTCTAAGATGAGTGTGAACATATTCAGAAAAACCTTTCTGATATAATGATGTGTTCTTGCAAAGGAGGAACTTTTCTTGAATTATGGATGGTTTTTGATACATATGAAGTGAAAGTTTGAAACTAGTGAAGTATTTTTTATGCTTGTAGGAAAAGTAACTATATTTTAGCTCAAGGGAAAATCACTAAAACTTGAATGGAAATGCTCAATTTCGGATAGGGTTGCTGGAACGAATGCAAAACTTGACAAAGTTTGGCTAAAACCAACTTATTTAATCGATATATTTTAGTTTCAGCAAAAAATCAAACCATGATTGTACCCCAGAACCTTTAATTATAAATTACTAGAAATTTAATAATTCAGCCAGATATTGGACCTTTAATAGTCATGAAGGTGTGAAGTATTAAGAGCTATACTAATTTTGCAGCTTAAAATTATGAAATGCTAATCACCATCTCATATTAGTAGATTTTGCTTCAATTTTCCAAATGATGACAATAATGCATTAGTATTTATTTCAGAACCATTTATCTTTTGTTCTGCCAGCCTTCCAGGCTACCAGGTGATGATTTGATATTGCTGATTGCTGATTTAAATGGTGGTTTGTCTTTCACAGGCATTTGACGAGGCTATTTCAGAGTTGGACACTCTTAGCGAGGAATCGTACAAGGATAGCACATTGATCATGCAGCTTCTTCGCGACAACCTGACCTTATGGACTTCCGACATCAATGTCAGTTCTCTAACAAGCTTATTTTGCTTCCAATTTATTTTCCCTTTGTCCGGCACACACCCTTACCGCCTTCCTAATGTTCTTGGTTGCCAGGATGATGTCGGGGACGAGATCAAAGAAGCCCCAAAACAAGAATCTGGGGAAGGACAGTGACCAAAAGCAAAGCATGCCTTCTGATGGATACTACCGCCTTGTGTGTTCTTGAGTTTGTCGTTTCTTTGATGTAACTGTGGTGTGTTAGAAACATTCAAGCTTCTTATTCCATTGAAGGTTGTTCTGTGGTGTTGAACAAACAAGTGTGCTTTAAAGGGTTCATATCGTTCTTTCTACTTGTCATGGGCTTAGTTGATTTGCTTGAGTGAGACACCATTGAAGTTTAACTCCCTTATGTTGAGCTTTCAAGTCTTATTTCACTGCCCTCTCAAAAGCTAGACATTGACAACATTTAGCTATTATAGTTTATAGTTATTAATAGTTTAATTCCTATGAAATCTTTGCTTATAACATTTAGCTATTATAGTTTATAGAcattattttcttttaaaaaaataaataaaaataataatatatgtactatttaattatttatatgtgCCTCAAGATTTCTCTTTCCTATGAATGTGATGCTACTTTGGTCAATCACTCAGAGGCTGCTGAGAGTCACAAGTGTTCCTACCCTCTGAATTCAATGTGGTAGGAAGACAAAGAAATGTTCAATACTAATAATTCTTGGTCAAGTCAATCTTTCCCACAAGTAGAAAAGATGGGAAGACCAAagaccgatatgtcattggtggcAGCACCAAGAAATATGTCTCTCTATTTTGTTGCATATGGTCCTCTAagttactttggaatcacaggtgtttGATAAGTATTGTAATTGTAATATTATACAATTCGAAATATATTTTGTTTCATAAAATTTGGGACATAGACACACATCACTGACGAATATTGTTTTTGGATTGGTAATTGTTTTtggatttattaaattattatacttGGAAGATGAGAAATTAAGTATATAAATTTTTGAAGTAATAACGTTTTTATTCTATAAATAActtatttatttttaagtttcGATAAGGGAAAAATGAGAGATAGCTCTTTAATTGCTCAAAGGATTTTTGTCTAGTAGACGTAAAGACGATGAAAAAATTGTTTGTGTTTATATTAAAGTACGTATAAAGGGATTTATAAGCTTATTATTAGGGATCAAGAAGGCTTCAAAATTAAGAGATAAATCTCAAATATCAATATCAAAGAACATATTTGAGTTAATAAAAGATTTATGTGGTTTCGACACTCCTATCTATATTTATAGAGAATATCAAATTCACCGCTATATAGATCGATTATAAGTACTCTTAGGGTTAATCGAACTCAAGCACAAATCCCTTTTATACCATCTTAtataaattctttaaaaaaattatttttttttctctcatcctTTTGAGATAAAAACCATTCAAAGTATttctcatattttattttttgaagtttCTTTCCTTCACAAAGAAAGTCTTTTTATACTATGATTCATTTTCCTCAAAGTACACTACCTCTATAAATCCAAAAACGCTTATCAACTCAACACTTATAATTTATTCTcacatgaaaaatgagtttttgtTTTTTTAGACGTAGATACGATACACCGAATCGCATAAGTTTTGTACTAGTTTgtctttatatttatattttgttatTGGTTCTTTGGATTATTCTTTTGGTATGAATGTGTTCTCCCTCTCCTAAAGTTCAATGAACATGTCATATATATTTTCGTGATTTGTCTTGATAACAACATGTAGCTTAACTGATCCACATGATGATCATGTTTATTGATTTCCATAGTGAAGAAACACATACATCCTTCTATCTTATTCTACACATGAATTGATGACCCAATAaacaaaatattcaagtcatttgtGTCTCAAACGAGAGTTCTCTCAAAGTGTATATGTTGTAGTAACTCTTCATTCGTCAATTCTCAAAAGCTTAGAAGAACGAGCGATGACTACTCGTTGGAAGACAGGGAGAAGACGTGAGGTTTGGTGGACTCATTCGAGCTCATCTTTCTCATCTACACATGTTGTTGAAAGAAGGTGGGAACAAATACGAGAAAAATTAGGGGAAGTCTATATTTCATTGTCGTTGATTGGCACATGAAACACAAAAGTCACATTGGTCATAGCTAAGAATGATTCTTCCTATGACACCAACAAAGATATATGAATCCAAACCTAGGTGATCATGTTTGACATGGTCCCATATGCATCCTTTTATGAATGGTCTATGTCAATGAAAAGTTTGGTCAGATGGAAGTAGATTGGTTCTTCCTACATGGGACATATAATTCTACAAGGTATGGATTAAAGAATAATTTTATGATTATGTTGAGACTTTCCTATTGAATTATTTTAAACCCTCCTATCGACTATGAATATAATGTATGAATAATTAGATACACAGATATACAGATAAGTGGATACATGATATGTAATTATTTAGATATGCAGAAACACATACGAGTAGATACGTGACATTATTGAGAGATTAACTCGAAGACGAATCTAGTTCTTCGTTCATAGGAGCTTTGTCTTCCTCCGTAGGAGACATGAAGGTCGGAGAAGACGAATCTAGTTCTTCGTTCATATGAGCTTTGTCTTCCTCCGTAGGAGACATGAAGGTCGGAGAAAACTTGTCAATTGActgtgagggagaagagaagtcaAAGGAAAGCATGACCAAAACTTGGCACTTTCCTTGTGAAAGGAATCAGCACATTGGCATCACCATTTCCTTACGTGACATATTAGACTGTAAGAAACTTCAAATGAACCTTCATGAAACCCTGCTTTGACCGTCGTGCGTTCGATCCAATCATGCATGGAGTTGCACCGAAGACGTCGTCTCACGTACATGCCAACTGCGATCTCGTGGTCTTCACTGCAGCAGTAAAACACCGCCATAGAGCTTCCCAGCAATTTCGCTTCATTTCAATTCCTTGACCAAACAACTTCTCCTATATATTGCTTCTCATctccatgaagaagaagaagaagaagaagaagaagttgtaGTAGTAGCAGCAGCTCCAAGAAGAAGAGAGATGGGGAATGGCTTGAGCGGGAAGAAGCGAACCATAACGGTGATGAAGATAGACGGCACCACCTTGAAGCTGAAGGCTCCGGTCCAGGCCGAGGATCTGCTCCGAGACTACCGGGGCTACGACCTCCTCGAGTCCGAGGCGGTGAAGCAGCTCGGGGTTGGAGCCCGGCCGCTTGCTCCCGACGCCCCGTTGCACCCCGGGAAGCTGTACTTTCTAGTGCAGCTCCCCCGGGCGCCGGAGCAGCGAGCCCCGCGGAGGGCCTGGTCCGGGGGGCTGCCCGTGAGCGCCAGAGAGCGGCTGGAGAACCTCGCGTTTACCCGCCGGACCATGTCGGACGTCTCGGTCGCCGGTAGGCCGTCGCGGGTCGAGGCGGAGGAGGGTAGCGATGGCACGGTCCGCCTCAGGTTGAGGATTCCGAAGGCCGAGATGGAGAAGCTGTTGCAGGAAAGCAAGAACGACACTGAGGCGGCGGAGAAGATTATGGTGCTGTGTGTGGCGAAGAATGGTGGTGCGCCGAAGCTGCCGGCGATGGAAACTGGCCAGAAGGAGGTAATAATCTCATTGAATTTGCCGAAAGAAGTGCATAGATGGATCATAGTTACTTAGCCTGTCTTCTTTCTCATTGGCTATTCTTGTAGAAGCGAGCAAGGTTTGCTGCCATGCCAGCTGAGATTATTGCCTAACGAAGAAGCAAGTGAAGGGGAAGCAGATCACCAGGTCATGAAACATTGTGGAGACCGAAGCTTGTGGGTGGAACCTGAGAAGCTGCTGATGGTTTCCAATTCCTACCAATTTTATagcttttatttttattcttctggTTATTTGATTCTTTATTAGTGCCCAAATAAATGTAATCTCTATTTCTATCAACAACAAGACTTGCCTTTTCTCTCCACCGTGCTCTACTGTCATGGCACTTCTCTTCTCAGTACGTATGAATGTAACTCCCCacagctgagagagagagagagagagagagagagagagccatatTCCAACTCAATAAGAACTCAATCTAATAATACGTAATATGAATAATATCATACATATTTCATCATCTAAATTGTTATGCGTAGAACTAACGTGCATGAGATTTCTCTCTTGCTAAATGATTTCATAATAAGCCCTCTCATTCAATCTGGTTGATAGTTTTTGCAGCACTTCCCTCTCCCACCATTTTGTCTACGCAACTTTTCTtttgagctctctctctctctctctctcaatttctACCTTGAATATGATCACATAAATAGCTTGATGTTCATGAACAACTAGAATTTGGCTTAAGTTTCATCTCCCTCTTATCTATCGAACCGATAATTTTCGTGACAACTCCCTCTCCTACCATTATTTTCTCTGCACCTATACCCTTGAGCTTTATCTTCATCCCTTGCTCTCTATTCTGTACAGAATCTTTGTTTTGAGCTTATAGATCAGAGATGGCATACAGATCAATAAAGAGCAGCATCGACAGCTTCTCCACACTAGCGAAAAATAGACTTGGTTTCATTGTGATCAGTGATATGGTAAGCTGTTTTCCTTGGTGGCAACAGATAGAAGTAAATCCATAACAAATGGATCTTTACTTTGAAGGCGCTAAAAGACATAAAAAATAAGATGATAGTGCGGGACATGATCTTCTCAGAATTAGAAGCCACCAACAGTGTAGGGTAAATCACCATCAGGTGTTTTATCCATGCCAAGCCTTAATTCTATAGCAAATGCATCTTTACTGCGAAGGCGCTAAAAGACAAAAAATAAGATGATAGTGCAGGACATGACCTTCGCAAAATTAGAAGCCACCAACGGTGTAGGGAAGATCACCCTAAGGTGTTTTATCCATGCCAAGCCTTAATTCCATAGCAAATGCATATTTACTTTGGAGGTgctaaaagacaaaaaaaataagATGATAGTGCAGGACATGATCTTCTCAGAATTAGAAGCCACAAACAGTATAGGGTAAATCACCATCAGGTGTTTTATCTATGCCAAGCCTTAATTCCATAGTAAATGCATCTTTACTTTGAAGGTGCTAAAAGACAAAAAAATAAGATGATAGTGCAGGACATGACCTTCTCAGAATTAGAAGCCACCAACAGTGTAGGGGAGATCACCATCAGGTGTTTTATCCATGCTAAACCTTAATTCCATAGCAAACGCATCTTTACTTTGAAGAtgctaaaagataaaaaaataagatgataGTGCAGGACATGATCTTCTCAGAATTAAAAGCCACCAACAATGTAGGGTAAATCACCCTCAGGTGTTTTATCCATGCCAAACCTTAATTCCATAGCAAATGCATCTTTACTTTGAAAGtgctaaaagataaaaaaaataagatgataGTACAATACATGACCTTCTCAGAATTAGAAGCCACCAACAGTGTAGGGGAGATCACCATAATGTGTTTTATCCATACCAAGCCTTAATTCCATAGCCAATGCATCTTTACTTTGAAGGTGCtaaaagacataaaaaaataagatgaaaGTGCAGGACATGACCTTCTCAGAATTAGAAGCTACCAACAGTGTAAGGGAGATCACCCTCAGGTGTTTTATCCATGCCAAACCTTAATTCTATAGCAAATGCATCTTTACTTTGAAGGTGCtaaaagacataaaaaaataagatgataTGCAGGACATGACCTTCTCAGAATTAGAAGCCACCAACAGTGTAGGGGAGATCACCATCAGGTGTTTTATCCATGCCAAGCCTTAATTCCATAGCAAATGCATCTTTACTTTGAAAGTGCtaaaagacataaaaaaataagatgataGTGCAGGATATGATCTTCTCAGAATTAGAAGCCACCAACAGTGTAGGATAAATCACCCTCAGGTGTTTTATCTATGCAAGCCTTAATTTCATAGCAAACGCATCTTTACTTTAAAGGtgctaaaagataaaaaaataagatgataGTGCACGACATGACCTTCTCAGAATTAGAAGTCACCAATAGTGTAGGGGAGATCACCATCAGGTGTTTTATCTATGCCAAGCCTTAATTTCATAACAAATGCATCTTTACTTTGAAGGTGCtaaaagacataaaaaaataagatgataGTGCAGGACATGATCTTCTCAGAATTAAAAGCCACTAATAGTGTAGGGTAAATCACCCTCAGGTGTTTTATCCATGCCAAGCCTTAATTCCATAGCAAATGCATCTTTACTTTGAAGGtgctaaaagataaaaaaataagttGATAGTATAGGACATGACCTTCTCAGAATTAGAAGCCACCAACAATGTATGGGAGATCACCATCAGGTGTTTTATCCATGCCAAGCCTTAATTTCATAGCAAATGCATCTTTATTTTGAATGtgctaaaagataaaaaaataagatgaaaGTACAGGACATGACCTTCTTAGAATTAGAAGCCACCAACAGTGTAGGGGAGATCACCATCAGGTGTTTTATCCATGCCAAGCCTTAATTTCATAACAAATGCATCTTTACTTTGAAGGTGCtaaaagacataaaaaaataagatgataGTGCAGGACATGATCTTCTCAGAATTAAAAGCCACTAATAGTGTAGGGTAAATCACCCTCAGGTGTTTTATCCATGCCAAGCCTTAATTCCATAGCAAATGCATCTTTACTTTGAAGGtgctaaaagataaaaaaataagttGATAGTATAGGACATGACCTTCTCAGAATTAGAAGCCACCAACAGTGTATGGGAGATCACCATCAGGTGTTTTATCCATGCCAAGCCTTAATTCCATAGCAAATGTATCTTTACTTTAAAGATGCtaaaagacataaaaaaataagatgattGTGCAGGACATGATCTTCTCAGAATTAGAAGCCACCAACAGTGTAGGGTAAATCACCCTCGGGTGTTTTATCTATGCCAAGCCTTAATTTCATAGCAAATGCATCTTTACTTTGAAGGTGCtaaaagacataaaaaaataagatgattGTGCAGGACATGATCTTCTCAGAATTAGAAGCCATCAACAGTGTAGGGTAAATCACCCTCGGGTGTTTTATCTATGCCAAGCCTTAATTTCATAGCAAATGCATCTTTACTTTGAAGGTGCtaaaagacataaaaaaataagatgataGTGCAGGACATGACCTTCTCAGAATTAGAAGCTACCAACAGTGTAAGGGAGATCACCCTCAGGTATTTTATCCATGTCAAACCTTAATTCTATAGCAAATGCATCTTTACTTTGAATGTGCtaaaagacataaaaaaataagatgataGTGCAGGACATGACCTTCTCAGAATTAAAAGCCACCAACAGTATAGGGGAGATCACCATAAGGTGTTTTATCCATGCCAATCCTAAATTCCATAGCAAATGCATCTTTACTTTGAAGGTGCTAAAAGACAAAAAAATAAGATGATAGTACAGGACATGACATTCTCAGAATTAGAAGCCACAAATAGTGTAGAGGAGATCACCCTGTGTTTTATCCATGTTAAGCCTTAATTCCATAGCAAATGCATCTTTACTTTGAAGGTGCtaaaagacataaaaaaaaaaaaaagatgatagtgCAGGACATGACCTTCTCAGAATTAGAAGCCATGACCTTCTCAGAATTAGAAGCCACTAACAGTGTAGAGGAGATCACCATCAGGTGTTTTATCCATGCCAAGCCTTGTCAAATGTGCAGTCCTTCATTTAAACCTCATCTTCGCTCTCTATTCGACCTTAAGATTATGCTGAAATTATGTGCATCAAATGACTTGTGGTTTCTCTACCATATGACTTGATTGTTTACACCAAATATATGACCTTACAAACATGTTAAGACTGGTTCTCTTGTAGCACATTAATTCTAGATGCCTTAAACCTTATGCTCTTTTCATGTTTGTACATCAAAGATTAAAATATTTCTTCTTTCTATGTTTGTGTATGTggcgtagagagagagaggaggaggaggaggataataACCCTAGGGAGAGAAACGGACCACATAGCATGCAGAAAGCTTGTTATAAGAGATTAGCAGCTTTGCCTGCTGCTTATCTATTAATCATCTGCTTTTGTGCATTTATGTTCATATAACCATTGCATTAGGCCCCTTCTTATGTAAATGCAATCAACTTTTATCTCAAGTTCAGCCCATGTGAATGGCTAATTCCATATCTTTCTTGCAATTCAGACCCTATTTCTGTGGTTAATGACATTCAAACAAAGCTATTTCTTGATCTCAATCGAGGATATGAAGACTTGACGGCTCATATTGTGATCCTAACTCTGAAAGTACAGTAGAGAAGGTGGAGAGCAAGAAAGGAAGAATCTGGTCTAAGATTAGCATGACTGTTATATGTTGTCATACTTCAAgaagcagaaggagaagaagcagCTGCAGCTGAGCTTTACCAATTGTATTCTTCAAGGTCGAACAGACAACGAACACAAGGTCGAGAGCACAAGGACTGCTCACCTGACACAAAGCATGGCATGGACGTCACTCACCCTATGCGTGTGCATGGAGTTTTCTGCCGTGACCCCCACCAAGCGTCAGACATAGAAGACACTGTACATGCAACGGAAGGCCTCTGGTGACACATGAAAGCTTCATGGAGTGGTTTACACATAGCTCAAAGATCAAAGCAAAAGGGATCGATCATATATATGGGTGCTTCCGGCTTGCTATGAGAACAAGATGGCTATGTTGACTTGCGGTTCAGGTTCCCCTGCATGTGATCCATAACAACAACAACCCATCTACTCCAAGGAGAAGAAGGGCAATGATGCTGGAACAGTGAAAGAAGGAAGACAGCTGATATGAAGAAGACACCATGAACCAGATGATTAGAGAAGTTAGATGTGCTCGTGGTCATTTGAACCACTGCTTAATCACACACACTCATTCACCTCTCCTTCTTCCAGCTACCAAACCAACCTGTTGTGTTCCTACATGGAAACTGTATCTGTGTCACTTCCATGTTCTCCCCTAAAATATCTTAGTGTATGAAAGGGACATCTTTTGTATATAGATAGAATCTCCCctctgataaatattttgatttgctTGATTAGAAATCTTA belongs to Musa acuminata AAA Group cultivar baxijiao chromosome BXJ3-5, Cavendish_Baxijiao_AAA, whole genome shotgun sequence and includes:
- the LOC135637566 gene encoding 14-3-3-like protein yields the protein MSPAESSRADNVYMAKLAEQAERYEEMVEFMEKVAKTVDVEELTVEERNLLSVAYKNVIGARRASWRIISSIEQKEESRGNEDHVSVIKEYRGKIEAELSKICDGILKLLESHLIPSSTAAESKVFYLKMKGDYHRYLAEFKTGNERKEAAESTLVAYNSAQDIALAELAPTHPIRLGLALNFSVFYYEIVNSPDRACSLAKQAFDEAISELDTLSEESYKDSTLIMQLLRDNLTLWTSDINDDVGDEIKEAPKQESGEGQ
- the LOC135638122 gene encoding uncharacterized protein At1g66480-like, which encodes MGNGLSGKKRTITVMKIDGTTLKLKAPVQAEDLLRDYRGYDLLESEAVKQLGVGARPLAPDAPLHPGKLYFLVQLPRAPEQRAPRRAWSGGLPVSARERLENLAFTRRTMSDVSVAGRPSRVEAEEGSDGTVRLRLRIPKAEMEKLLQESKNDTEAAEKIMVLCVAKNGGAPKLPAMETGQKEKRARFAAMPAEIIA